The region aggaggaggggtgggggtattcgcggcgacataggcttcataggcggcacaatattgttcatagtattcttgtttttcgcgctccgcttccgcaatgagattggtgaaatccatttgagagggtttgagtgagagaggaagatgtagataagttctatgaaaaaatatgaatgagagatgaatgggagatgatttgatgtgaaaaatggataatGAATGTGTGtgtttatagatgattttgggaataaaaaaataaaaataaataaaaaaaattccagaaaaacggtaaaaaagcggccatatttttgggaatatgaatttcgatttttttaaaaaaacaaaaaaatggtattattttttattttaaaaaaaacaaaaaaaaaatgaatttccaacggaaattccgttggccaatcagaacgtgtcacatcagctgctcgctggcacggacgtgctcgatgcatcgagaaGCGCCGCGCGAGCGGCAAGAGCGCACCGGCGAGTAGgcggtgccgcgccgctggcacggacgaaTGGACGTGTGTCCGTCACCTCTGCGGATGCTccaaaagtgggtccgggcccacatccgtgctcgttggcaagagcacggatgggatGCTCTAAGGATCTTACTTTACCAACATAAGTGATATTAATAACAATTTATGATGAGTTGATGTAAAGATTGATTAAAATAAActtatggagtatttttttaacaaTCACTGAAGATCAGTTTCTTTCTTCGACAAatactattttctctcatttaatttctcatCTACTAATTTGCATGTTTTTTAACAATCACTGAAGCTCAGTTTCTTCTTCGCTAAatactattttctctcattTCTCATCTAATtccaattctcatccaaaaacTTCCATTCATCTCtataaatatttcttaaatcgaagattaatgtaaaataaattagaaaagtaAGTAaccacaaataaatatgtacttACTATGGTTCGTGGAAAGCAGAAAACCAAACGCTGGGgaaaaaattatttatgttaAGACTGAGAATTGAATAATATACTCCACATGCATGTAATCCACCATTTAGGTAGACATCATAAATCATTATAGACATTCATAACATTGAATAACACTGCTGTTTATGTATTTTTGGACAAAATAACATGAAAATGGACCTATGGTcgttgaaaaattaaaataattagtcTGGCCGTGGGAATGCAACTGAGTCAAACAAAGTCGAATTCGGCTGATATATTAATCCCAGTTACGAAAAATGGTAGTATATTGAGTTTCtcacattttttaatatatgtaGTAAAGAGAAATCTGAATTTTGAAGAATTATAAACAAACTGAAAACTTGAATTCTGGAGAATAAGGAATATATCCAATCCGAAAATCCAACAGAATTTTATCATATGGTCATACCGAGACAAGACTCATAAGCCAAGATTAATCCTAAGTGGTATTATTCCGAGATTAAATACTGGATCGACCCAACCAACACAAATTcataaaactcaatcttatCTAATCCATTAAATCGAACACCACTAAAGATATTTATATATGTTAGTCTTATGATAACTCGTTTAAATGATCATAGTAATGTACACTTTGGATTAGCATATTCTTCTTTACAACTAAAAGGGGGAAGAACCACCAAAATACATGAAAGAACAGAACGGGAAAAGCAGCATGTTAAAGCAAAACTTACTGATGAAACAACACTATTCCTCTCCTGTTAAGGGCAAGGACAGAGGTGCTGCTCCGGTCAGCCGGGGATGAAAAGGTTAAGGCTCGGAAGCTGCTCTTGTCACACCCCCACCACTTGCTTGAACTAACAAGTTCTCCAGTTTTGGGATCATGTCTTTGAACGATGGCCGGTCTTCAGGGTTGCTGCAGAAAGTTTGACAGAACTCGAATCagtttttttttcagattttggCATGTCGATAGCCTGGTGTGATGGCTTAGATTACCTTGCCCAACATTCCGATATGATGGTAGCTATTTGGGGATCAACGTTGTGTGGAATATCTAGTCTGCTATTCGTGAAGCCGACGGCTCCAACAACCTTCATAAACACGAAGTGGATAATGATTGATAGGTAGAGCAACAAAACTACTGCAGAGAGGAGAAGCTAATCTTTCCAATGAATGATGTAATAGCACTTATAAGGCAGAGAGGAGAAGCTAATCTTTCCAATGAACAAGGTTGGATAGTAGGCGAAATGTGACAAAAATTGGAGAATAGAGAATACAAGTTTTGAAGGCTGAGAAAATTCAGATGCTGTTTCTTCCTTTTCCAAGCATGACCCTTCAGTTCTACTCCTCCCAATGGGAAACCCGAAAGCGCCCTTAGCAACCTGCAAATAGTTCTAGATTCATTTACATTCCCTCTTAATAAATCAACACTTGCTCGACTAATACTCACAGGGGCTCTTGGTGGTCTATCTGCTCTCATCTCGTTACTTTCTGCTTCAGCATCCTCGTTGTCTCTTGCACTTCCACTTGTCTCAAAGGTTGAGGAGACATTGCCTCGTGTCCGAGACAAAATTTTAGAGGACTGGACAATTATCAGAAAAACTCTAATGTACGCAAAAATGGAAGACAAAACATGATGCAGAAAGACACATAGGGACATGATGTAAGCACCAAATTCGAAACAGAAGACGCAAGGTTGGGCACTCCTGCAATTTGTTGCCGCTGCTGGCATTGGATGTTCTTCAAATTTATTCTACGAAATTTAGATTGTTCATTAGCATTATCTTGACGCGCTCTCATATTCCCCGAGTTTGTTTTATTAAACACAGCAGCATCACTTGATACAGTAACTATTCCGGTGAGCTCACCATCCTCATACAGCGGGCTCTGTGTAACTAGTGCGATGAAACATTGACCAGATCGCTTCCGGAGAGGGAGTTGCCCTGACCAAGATTCTCCAAATCTCACCCTCTCCATGATTCCCAGAACTAGATTATGATGCTCTTCATCAAAAAGTAGTTCAACAGCTCCCTGTCCTAATACTTCATAGTCTTTATACCCAAAGAGTTTTTCAGCTGCGATATTCCTGCATCACGAGATTGTCTCCCCCTTATTCTAATTCCAATGCAATATGCAGTACAGCAAAAAATGCTTGTATTCTTTATCAGCATAAGAATGACAGAGGTTGTCTGATTCAAATAATCAGAAAAATGTTCCATAAACTTTAAATTTCTACTAATTCAAACCAGCAGTAATTACACTATTCATACAAGTTGTTAAATGTTAGTACGAAAAGTTTGAAGTTTGCATAATtaagtacaaaaagttttattcGCGTTTCATTTGTGTTTAAACGTCGTCAAACCTTTGATTATGTGGGGACAAAACATGGAACAATGATGAAACAAAACATATACAGCCTAAATACATAAAAATCCCCAACCATATTTGACCTAATTCAACCAACATCTTCATCCCAAACACACTAAAACCAACAAATCAATTCAATCAACAAGCTCAACAGGCATTC is a window of Salvia splendens isolate huo1 chromosome 3, SspV2, whole genome shotgun sequence DNA encoding:
- the LOC121796346 gene encoding uncharacterized protein LOC121796346, with the protein product MDGGGKSAERLMRTLLDRFESLEASHEKLKEQFEVVVHEKGIEREEASRYPGWGDMPRACFAESPYRRVLEYMGHALHVTRVGSGEIIYWNIAAEKLFGYKDYEVLGQGAVELLFDEEHHNLVLGIMERVRFGESWSGQLPLRKRSGQCFIALVTQSPLYEDGELTGIVTVSSDAAVFNKTNSGNMRARQDNANEQSKFRRINLKNIQCQQRQQIAGVPNLASSVSNLSSKILSRTRGNVSSTFETSGSARDNEDAEAESNEMRADRPPRAPVAKGAFGFPIGRSRTEGSCLEKEETASEFSQPSKLVVGAVGFTNSRLDIPHNVDPQIATIISECWASNPEDRPSFKDMIPKLENLLVQASGGGVTRAASEP